The Streptomyces nitrosporeus genome includes a window with the following:
- the hsaA gene encoding 3-hydroxy-9,10-secoandrosta-1,3,5(10)-triene-9,17-dione monooxygenase oxygenase subunit codes for MDNEVLESVRALLPAIEKRAAAADEARRIPESTIGELADAGVFRMLQPARYGGLENDPADFYQVVREISALCCSTGWVASILGVHAWQLGLFPERAQDDVWGEDPDVRISSSYAPVGRLTPVDGGYELTGRWSFSSGCEHATWTLLGALVVGARGKPVDFLTVLVPRADYRIEDMWDVVGLRGTASNDILVTSAFVPEHRVLRNYEQAQLKVPGQQVNQGPLYRLPFGAVFTSAITAPVLGAVSGGYASYLSRMKERVRLSLGGGRFTEDPFAQVALARAASDIDATILQMDRNIRELTALATARKEIPMELRLRTRRDQVRGTERAVAAIDMLFKTAGGNALRRGNPVERAWRDAHAGSVHVANDVERALAMYGRGAFGLTVEDNLV; via the coding sequence ATGGACAACGAGGTTCTGGAGTCGGTACGCGCCCTGCTGCCGGCCATCGAGAAGCGGGCCGCCGCCGCGGACGAGGCCCGGCGCATACCGGAGTCCACGATCGGCGAACTGGCGGACGCCGGAGTGTTCCGCATGCTCCAGCCCGCGCGGTACGGCGGACTGGAGAACGACCCGGCCGACTTCTACCAGGTGGTGCGGGAGATCTCCGCCCTCTGCTGCTCCACCGGCTGGGTGGCGTCCATCCTGGGGGTGCACGCCTGGCAGCTCGGCCTGTTCCCCGAGCGGGCGCAGGACGACGTCTGGGGTGAGGACCCGGACGTCAGGATCTCCTCCTCCTACGCGCCCGTGGGCCGGCTCACCCCCGTCGACGGCGGTTACGAACTCACCGGCCGGTGGAGCTTCTCCTCCGGCTGCGAGCACGCCACCTGGACCCTGCTCGGCGCCCTCGTCGTCGGAGCCCGGGGGAAACCCGTGGACTTCCTCACCGTCCTCGTCCCCCGCGCCGACTACCGCATCGAGGACATGTGGGACGTCGTCGGACTGCGCGGCACCGCCAGCAACGACATCCTCGTCACCTCGGCGTTCGTCCCCGAACACCGCGTGCTGCGCAACTACGAGCAGGCCCAGCTGAAGGTGCCGGGCCAGCAGGTCAACCAGGGGCCGCTCTACCGGCTGCCGTTCGGCGCGGTCTTCACCAGCGCCATCACCGCCCCCGTCCTCGGCGCGGTCTCCGGCGGCTACGCCTCCTACCTGTCGCGCATGAAGGAACGGGTCCGGCTCAGCCTCGGCGGCGGCCGCTTCACCGAGGACCCCTTCGCCCAGGTCGCCCTCGCCCGCGCGGCCTCCGACATCGACGCCACCATCCTCCAGATGGACCGGAACATCCGCGAACTGACCGCGCTCGCCACCGCCCGGAAGGAGATCCCCATGGAACTCCGCCTGCGCACCCGCCGCGACCAGGTACGCGGCACCGAACGCGCCGTCGCCGCGATCGACATGCTCTTCAAGACCGCCGGCGGCAACGCCCTGCGCCGCGGCAACCCCGTCGAACGCGCCTGGCGCGACGCCCACGCGGGCAGCGTCCACGTCGCCAACGACGTGGAACGCGCCCTCGCCATGTACGGGCGGGGCGCGTTCGGCCTCACGGTCGAGGACAACCTGGTGTGA
- a CDS encoding 3-oxoacyl-ACP reductase, with protein MSSAANTPSAPTPPADTPSAGTPARTLEGRTAVVTGAGAGLGRAEALALAGLGADVVVNDVGPSAEDVVAEIRELGGRAVAVTGDVGEWSMGDRLVQAALDSFGSLDVVVNNAGVLRDKMLFNLTESDWDDVIRIHLKGHAAVSRAAAAHWRAASKASGGPVYGRVVNTSSEAFLFGAPGQPNYSAAKAGITALTLATAQGLARYGVRANAICPRARTAMTAEAFGDGVGAPGGLDIMAPERVATLVGHLASPAADGINGQVFVAYGDMVALLAPPTVEHKFTAAGGTFTAEELDAQLTPYFSGRDPYRTYAAYSVAGLDTTGTQKTP; from the coding sequence ATGAGCTCCGCAGCGAACACCCCCTCGGCACCCACCCCTCCGGCGGACACCCCCTCGGCGGGGACCCCGGCACGGACGCTGGAGGGCCGCACCGCCGTCGTCACCGGCGCCGGGGCCGGACTCGGCCGCGCCGAGGCGCTCGCACTCGCCGGCCTCGGTGCCGACGTGGTGGTCAACGACGTCGGCCCCTCCGCCGAGGACGTCGTCGCCGAGATCAGGGAACTCGGCGGCAGGGCGGTGGCCGTCACCGGCGACGTCGGTGAGTGGTCGATGGGCGACCGGCTGGTCCAGGCCGCCCTGGACAGCTTCGGCAGCCTGGACGTCGTCGTCAACAACGCCGGTGTGCTGCGCGACAAGATGCTGTTCAACCTGACCGAGTCCGACTGGGACGACGTCATCCGGATCCACCTCAAGGGCCACGCCGCCGTCTCCCGGGCCGCCGCCGCGCACTGGCGCGCCGCGAGCAAGGCGTCCGGAGGCCCGGTCTACGGCCGGGTGGTCAACACCTCGTCCGAGGCCTTCCTCTTCGGCGCCCCCGGACAGCCGAACTACTCCGCCGCCAAGGCCGGCATCACCGCCCTCACCCTGGCCACCGCCCAGGGCCTGGCCCGCTACGGAGTGCGCGCCAACGCCATCTGCCCGCGGGCCCGCACCGCCATGACCGCCGAGGCCTTCGGCGACGGGGTGGGCGCACCGGGCGGCCTGGACATCATGGCGCCCGAACGCGTCGCCACCCTCGTCGGCCACCTCGCCTCACCGGCCGCCGACGGGATCAACGGGCAGGTCTTCGTCGCCTACGGCGACATGGTCGCCCTGCTCGCCCCGCCCACCGTGGAACACAAGTTCACCGCCGCCGGCGGCACCTTCACCGCAGAGGAACTGGACGCCCAGCTGACGCCGTACTTCAGCGGCCGCGACCCCTACCGGACCTACGCCGCGTACAGCGTCGCCGGCCTCGACACGACGGGCACGCAGAAGACCCCGTGA
- a CDS encoding SDR family NAD(P)-dependent oxidoreductase — MIDKSVYGLWAVIAGGSEGVGASFAHQLADAGINLVLIARKPGPLEETAGRVRAKGVEVRTLALDLLDPDALASVRAVTDPLEIGLLIFNAGANSYGHEFVTGELDRVQGVLDLNITAQLALTHHFGALMKERRRGGIMLVGSLSGYMGQAQISVYSAAKAFGRIFAEGLWLELRPYGVHVLELVLGVTRTPAMERAGLRMDIPGLRVAEPDDVAREGLEHLADGPVLVAGGNAGTAERRSGFPRAELVLGAHEASRKLLPPSS, encoded by the coding sequence ATGATCGACAAGAGCGTGTACGGGCTGTGGGCGGTCATCGCCGGAGGCTCCGAAGGGGTCGGCGCCTCGTTCGCGCACCAGCTCGCCGACGCCGGGATCAACCTGGTCCTGATCGCCCGGAAACCCGGCCCGCTGGAGGAGACCGCCGGCCGGGTCCGCGCCAAGGGCGTCGAGGTGCGCACCCTCGCCCTCGACCTGCTCGACCCGGACGCCCTGGCCTCGGTCCGGGCCGTCACCGACCCCCTGGAGATCGGCCTGCTGATCTTCAACGCGGGCGCGAACAGCTACGGCCACGAGTTCGTCACCGGCGAACTCGACCGCGTCCAGGGCGTCCTGGACCTGAACATCACCGCACAGCTCGCCCTCACCCACCACTTCGGCGCCCTGATGAAGGAACGGCGGCGCGGCGGCATCATGCTGGTCGGCTCGCTCTCCGGATACATGGGCCAGGCGCAGATCAGCGTCTACTCCGCCGCGAAGGCGTTCGGCCGGATCTTCGCCGAGGGGCTGTGGCTGGAACTGCGGCCGTACGGCGTGCACGTGCTCGAACTGGTCCTCGGCGTCACCAGGACCCCCGCGATGGAGCGCGCCGGACTCCGCATGGACATCCCGGGCCTGCGGGTCGCCGAACCCGACGACGTCGCCCGGGAGGGGCTGGAACACCTCGCGGACGGCCCCGTCCTGGTCGCCGGCGGGAACGCGGGAACGGCCGAACGGCGCAGCGGCTTCCCGCGCGCCGAACTGGTCCTCGGCGCCCACGAGGCGTCCAGGAAGCTCCTGCCGCCCTCCAGCTGA
- a CDS encoding SDR family oxidoreductase — protein sequence MEIGNPLDFTGRVVLVTGGTKGIGAAIAGAFLGAGAEVVVCGRDAPRELPSARGREAVFVPADVRDPAAASFLVDAAVERFGRLDVLVNNAGGSPDADAATVSPRFVEKIVALNLLAPFYVAQAAHRVMSTQEDGGAVVNIGSVSAHDPQPGTAAYTAAKAGLLALTRALALEWAPRVRVNHITTGLIRTESAASVYGADGGASVAAVIPMERMAVPGDVARACLFLAGGLSGYVNGADLAVHGGGEFPARFLAAKAGDAAG from the coding sequence ATGGAGATCGGCAACCCGTTGGACTTCACGGGACGCGTGGTGCTCGTCACCGGCGGCACCAAGGGCATCGGTGCCGCCATCGCCGGGGCGTTCCTCGGCGCGGGCGCGGAGGTGGTGGTCTGCGGCCGCGACGCGCCGCGGGAGCTGCCCTCGGCCCGGGGCCGGGAGGCGGTGTTCGTCCCGGCCGACGTACGGGACCCGGCGGCGGCGTCCTTCCTGGTGGACGCGGCGGTGGAGCGCTTCGGCAGGCTCGACGTACTCGTCAACAACGCGGGCGGTTCGCCGGACGCGGACGCGGCCACCGTCTCACCGCGCTTCGTGGAGAAGATCGTCGCGCTCAACCTCCTCGCCCCGTTCTACGTGGCGCAGGCCGCCCACCGCGTCATGAGCACCCAGGAGGACGGCGGCGCGGTGGTCAACATCGGCAGCGTCTCCGCCCATGACCCGCAGCCCGGTACCGCCGCGTACACGGCCGCCAAGGCGGGGCTGCTGGCCCTGACCCGGGCCCTGGCCCTGGAGTGGGCGCCGCGGGTGCGGGTCAACCACATCACCACGGGGCTGATCCGCACCGAGAGCGCGGCATCGGTCTACGGCGCGGACGGCGGCGCGTCGGTCGCGGCCGTCATCCCGATGGAGCGGATGGCGGTGCCCGGGGACGTCGCCCGCGCCTGCCTGTTCCTGGCGGGCGGTCTGTCCGGGTACGTCAACGGGGCGGATCTGGCGGTGCACGGCGGCGGCGAGTTCCCGGCCCGGTTCCTGGCGGCGAAGGCGGGCGACGCGGCGGGGTGA
- a CDS encoding acyl-CoA dehydrogenase — translation MRFLLDAEQRDFARSLGGLLTSCDTPAAVRAWAAGDHGPGRALWTGLAGAGVFALAVPERHEGFGLLPVELTVAFTELGRHAVPGPLVETVAVAALLDRLGDEGLAASRLPNLASGTTMASLCLAGHGPYALDADAADAVYVVDGETLRLAGAPGPVQPSADPGRRLSRPSGGTVLAQGPAVAAAAAYAADVAALATAAQALGVGRTLLARTVEYVTGRTQFGVAIGSFQAVKHRLADTLLALEFAEPLIHGAALALASDDEDAGREIAAAKVTAGEAAYGAARTALQLHGAIGYTDELDLSLWIRKARPLRDAWGTPAACRARVLSVRP, via the coding sequence ATGCGTTTCCTCCTCGACGCCGAGCAGCGGGACTTCGCCCGTTCCCTCGGCGGTCTGCTCACCTCCTGCGACACCCCGGCCGCCGTACGGGCCTGGGCGGCGGGCGACCACGGGCCGGGGCGTGCGCTGTGGACCGGGCTGGCCGGGGCCGGGGTCTTCGCGCTGGCCGTACCGGAGCGCCACGAGGGTTTCGGCCTGCTCCCCGTCGAACTGACGGTCGCCTTCACCGAACTGGGGCGCCATGCGGTGCCCGGACCGCTGGTCGAGACGGTGGCCGTCGCGGCCCTGCTGGACCGGCTGGGTGACGAGGGCCTGGCCGCTTCCCGGCTGCCCAACCTCGCCTCGGGCACCACGATGGCCTCGCTGTGCCTGGCCGGCCACGGCCCGTACGCGCTCGACGCGGACGCCGCCGACGCGGTGTACGTGGTGGACGGCGAGACCCTGCGCCTGGCCGGGGCCCCGGGCCCGGTGCAGCCTTCGGCCGACCCGGGGCGGCGGCTGTCGCGGCCGTCCGGCGGGACGGTCCTCGCCCAGGGCCCGGCGGTGGCGGCGGCCGCCGCGTACGCCGCGGACGTGGCCGCGCTGGCCACGGCGGCGCAGGCACTGGGGGTGGGCCGCACCCTGCTGGCCCGTACCGTCGAGTACGTCACCGGGCGCACCCAGTTCGGGGTGGCCATCGGCTCCTTCCAGGCGGTCAAGCATCGGCTGGCGGACACACTGCTGGCGCTGGAGTTCGCCGAGCCGCTGATCCACGGGGCGGCCCTCGCCCTCGCCTCGGACGACGAGGACGCGGGCCGGGAGATCGCGGCGGCCAAGGTCACCGCCGGGGAGGCCGCCTACGGTGCCGCCCGTACGGCCCTCCAGCTGCACGGGGCCATCGGTTACACCGACGAGCTGGACCTGTCCCTGTGGATCCGCAAGGCCCGGCCGCTGCGTGACGCCTGGGGCACCCCGGCCGCCTGCCGGGCCCGCGTGCTGTCCGTCCGGCCGTGA
- a CDS encoding 2-keto-4-pentenoate hydratase, producing MLEPAQRAEAASVLWAAQRDRIPADPLTTTYPGIGTEDAYGIQLLNIRRQLDEGKTVSGHKVGLSSEVMQQMMGVDEPDYGHLLSDMVLPEGTPVEAGRYCYPRIEVEIGYVLGRSLPGEGCTTADVLAATEYIVPAIELIDSRIKDWRIRIADTIADNASSAGFVLGSARVRPQDLDPAGIAAVLHRDGEEIARGNTSAVLGDPTEAVAWLARKVASFGVRLEAGHVILPGSCTRAVDVRPGEEYRADFEGLGSVSVGFVH from the coding sequence ATGCTTGAACCAGCGCAGCGCGCCGAGGCCGCCTCGGTGCTGTGGGCCGCACAGCGCGACCGGATCCCGGCCGACCCGCTCACCACCACCTACCCGGGCATCGGCACCGAGGACGCCTACGGGATCCAGCTGCTGAACATCCGCAGGCAGCTGGACGAGGGGAAGACCGTCAGCGGGCACAAGGTCGGCCTCTCCTCCGAGGTCATGCAGCAGATGATGGGCGTGGACGAGCCGGACTACGGCCATCTGCTCTCCGACATGGTGCTGCCCGAGGGGACCCCCGTCGAGGCCGGCCGCTACTGCTACCCCCGCATCGAGGTCGAGATCGGCTACGTACTCGGCCGGAGCCTGCCCGGCGAAGGGTGCACCACCGCCGACGTCCTCGCCGCCACCGAGTACATCGTCCCCGCCATCGAACTCATCGACAGCCGGATCAAGGACTGGAGGATCCGGATCGCCGACACCATCGCCGACAACGCCTCGTCCGCGGGCTTCGTCCTCGGCTCCGCCCGGGTCCGCCCCCAGGACCTGGACCCCGCCGGCATCGCCGCCGTGCTCCACCGGGACGGGGAGGAGATCGCCCGGGGCAACACCAGCGCGGTCCTCGGCGACCCCACCGAGGCCGTCGCCTGGCTGGCCCGCAAGGTCGCGTCCTTCGGGGTGCGGCTGGAGGCCGGGCACGTGATCCTGCCCGGTTCCTGCACCAGGGCCGTGGACGTCCGGCCGGGGGAGGAGTACCGGGCCGACTTCGAGGGGCTCGGCTCGGTCTCCGTCGGCTTCGTCCACTGA
- a CDS encoding FAD-dependent oxidoreductase translates to MHERRQEWDATHEVIVVGSGAGAMTGALIAAADGHDTVVLERTALLGGTSAYSGAACWLPGTQVQERAGLGDSTEAAETYLRTLTGDAEPERREAFLRHAPELVARLEQDPALTFAWQAFPDYVPAPGRMDAGRSFVPLDLEPEELGDLLPLVRPAVDRDRAGQSHPDGPLRQGRALIGRLLLAATRTGNAHIRTGHHVTGLVTEDGRITGVEARTPHGTVRIRAVRGVLLAAGGFEGDDTLRTENRVPGTAAWSMAPRGTNTGEVLRAAVAAGAATGLMDEAWWCPGTELPDGSAAFTLGLRGGIVVDGDGRRFADESLPYDRMGRAIAAAQAPAHLVFDSRQGGALPAITVPPVGPAGHPTAAAWVRADSLPELAALIGVPAEALTGTVARFNGFAATGTDEDHHRGEDPYGLFFADRKNAPGPNPCLVPLDRPPYYAVRLVPADLGTKGGLRTDPDARVLDTGGRPLPGLYAAGNTSASFTGRVYPGPGVPIGTAMVFASLAVRHMTTGPGPA, encoded by the coding sequence ATGCACGAGCGCCGGCAGGAATGGGACGCCACCCACGAGGTGATCGTCGTCGGGTCCGGGGCGGGAGCGATGACCGGCGCCCTGATCGCCGCCGCGGACGGCCATGACACCGTCGTACTGGAACGGACGGCACTGCTCGGCGGCACCTCCGCGTACTCCGGGGCGGCCTGCTGGCTGCCCGGCACCCAGGTGCAGGAACGGGCGGGCCTCGGCGACTCCACCGAAGCGGCGGAGACCTATCTGCGGACCCTCACCGGCGACGCGGAGCCCGAACGCCGCGAGGCATTCCTGCGGCACGCCCCCGAACTGGTCGCCCGGCTCGAACAGGACCCCGCCCTCACCTTCGCCTGGCAGGCCTTCCCCGACTACGTCCCCGCCCCCGGCCGGATGGACGCCGGACGCTCCTTCGTCCCCCTCGACCTGGAACCGGAGGAACTCGGCGACCTCCTGCCGCTCGTACGCCCCGCCGTCGACCGCGACCGGGCCGGGCAGAGCCACCCCGACGGGCCGCTCCGCCAGGGCCGCGCCCTGATCGGCCGCCTCCTGCTCGCCGCCACCCGCACCGGCAACGCGCACATCCGCACCGGGCACCACGTCACCGGCCTGGTCACCGAGGACGGCCGGATCACCGGCGTCGAGGCCCGCACTCCGCACGGCACGGTCCGGATACGGGCCGTACGCGGCGTGCTGCTGGCCGCCGGAGGCTTCGAGGGCGACGACACGCTGCGCACCGAGAACCGGGTCCCGGGCACCGCCGCCTGGAGCATGGCCCCCCGGGGCACCAACACCGGCGAGGTCCTGCGCGCCGCCGTCGCCGCGGGGGCCGCCACCGGCCTCATGGACGAGGCATGGTGGTGTCCGGGCACCGAACTCCCCGACGGGTCGGCCGCGTTCACCCTCGGGCTGCGCGGCGGCATCGTCGTGGACGGCGACGGGCGGCGCTTCGCCGACGAATCACTGCCCTACGACCGGATGGGCCGCGCCATCGCCGCCGCGCAGGCGCCCGCCCACCTGGTCTTCGACTCCCGCCAGGGCGGCGCCCTGCCCGCCATCACCGTGCCGCCCGTCGGACCGGCCGGGCACCCGACGGCCGCCGCCTGGGTCCGGGCGGACTCGCTCCCGGAGCTGGCCGCGCTCATCGGCGTACCGGCCGAAGCCCTGACCGGGACCGTCGCCCGCTTCAACGGCTTCGCCGCCACCGGCACCGACGAGGACCACCACCGCGGCGAGGACCCCTACGGCCTGTTCTTCGCCGACCGGAAGAACGCCCCCGGCCCCAACCCCTGCCTGGTCCCGCTCGACCGCCCGCCCTACTACGCGGTCCGGCTGGTCCCCGCCGACCTCGGCACCAAGGGCGGCCTGCGCACCGACCCCGACGCCCGCGTCCTGGACACCGGCGGCCGGCCGCTGCCGGGCCTGTACGCCGCGGGGAACACCAGCGCCTCCTTCACGGGCCGCGTCTACCCGGGCCCCGGCGTGCCCATCGGCACCGCCATGGTCTTCGCCTCCCTGGCCGTACGGCACATGACCACCGGCCCCGGCCCCGCCTGA
- a CDS encoding acyl-CoA dehydrogenase family protein, which translates to MRLTEEQEELRSAVRSLLTRHQDEAAWAPLAEQMGAASLAVPEEYGGAGGGARDVHVLMEELGRCLSPLPFLGSAVLATGALLASGDKDACGRLLPALAGGGSVGALAWAEGGSWEPASVRAGAVPGRGPGASWVLTGVKEHVLDAGRVDVLLVAARTAAGISLFEVAVDAPGVRREPLVTMDGTRGQARWVFDGAGARLLGADGDGGRVLEHVRDLACAALAAEQAGAAGRCLEITVAYARDRVQFGRPIGSFQAVKHRLADAYVLVESARSAALGAAFAADLDPGALPRAAAVAKSVCSEAFSAVAGEMIQLHGGIGVTWEHDAHRYFKRAHGSGELFGSPARHRARLAAGLGLTA; encoded by the coding sequence GTGAGGCTGACTGAGGAGCAGGAAGAGCTGCGGTCGGCCGTCCGGTCGCTGCTGACCAGGCATCAGGACGAGGCGGCGTGGGCGCCGTTGGCCGAGCAGATGGGGGCGGCCTCGCTGGCCGTGCCCGAGGAGTACGGCGGGGCGGGCGGCGGGGCGCGGGACGTCCATGTACTGATGGAGGAACTGGGCCGGTGCCTGAGCCCGCTGCCGTTTCTGGGGTCGGCGGTGCTCGCCACCGGGGCGCTCCTGGCCTCGGGGGACAAGGACGCCTGCGGGCGGCTGCTGCCCGCGCTCGCCGGGGGCGGCTCGGTGGGCGCCCTGGCCTGGGCCGAGGGGGGTTCCTGGGAACCGGCCTCGGTACGCGCCGGGGCGGTGCCGGGCCGCGGCCCGGGTGCCTCCTGGGTGCTCACCGGGGTCAAGGAGCACGTCCTGGACGCGGGGCGGGTGGACGTCCTGCTGGTCGCGGCGCGTACGGCGGCCGGGATCTCGCTGTTCGAGGTGGCGGTGGACGCTCCCGGGGTGCGCCGGGAGCCCCTGGTGACGATGGACGGGACCAGGGGCCAGGCCCGCTGGGTGTTCGACGGAGCCGGGGCGCGCCTGCTGGGCGCGGACGGTGACGGCGGGCGGGTCCTGGAGCACGTACGCGACCTGGCGTGCGCGGCGCTCGCCGCGGAGCAGGCCGGGGCCGCCGGGCGCTGCCTGGAGATCACCGTCGCCTATGCCCGGGACCGGGTGCAGTTCGGGCGTCCGATCGGCTCGTTCCAGGCGGTCAAGCACCGGCTGGCGGACGCCTACGTCCTGGTGGAGTCGGCGCGTTCGGCGGCGCTCGGTGCCGCGTTCGCCGCCGACCTGGACCCGGGCGCGCTCCCCCGGGCCGCGGCCGTCGCGAAGTCGGTCTGCTCCGAGGCGTTCTCGGCGGTGGCCGGCGAGATGATCCAGCTGCACGGCGGTATCGGGGTCACCTGGGAGCACGACGCCCACCGCTACTTCAAGCGGGCGCACGGGTCCGGGGAGCTGTTCGGCTCCCCCGCCCGGCACCGCGCGCGGCTCGCGGCCGGGCTCGGCCTGACCGCCTGA
- a CDS encoding FadD3 family acyl-CoA ligase: MTESEPAAGADRTHGTDPGHPLTIPAALTAAALRDPGGEAVVDGDVRLTWAQLREQVRAAVKSLIALGVRRGDRIAVWAPNSHRWVVAALATTSAGAVLVPVNTRYKGAEARWLLERSGARLLFVENGFLGKDYLSMLHTGDGPRDAGRPASLERVVTFDAATRPAALAWEEFLRLGAGLPGAEADAHTAGVRPDDPSDLLFTSGTTGRPKGALTTHRQNLATYRAWSGRTGLTGQDRYLIVNPMFHCFGYKAGVLACLLRGTAMVLHPVFEVGRVLRTVEAERITVLPGPPTIYTELLGAPGRDGFDLSSLRLAVTGAAVVPVALVRRMRAELFPDVLTAYGLTESCGTVSACSADDDAETVALTAGRPLDGVEVRVVDGKDRTVLPAGQDGEILVRGYNVMRGYLDDPEATAAAVDADGWLATGDVGHLDARGNLVITDRLKDMFVVGGFNVYPAEVEQVLTAHEAVAEAAVLGIPDARLGEVGRAYVTARPGAEADPGALAGHCRERLANFKVPREIVVLGAFPRNATGKVDKTALRTI; this comes from the coding sequence ATGACCGAGTCCGAGCCCGCAGCCGGGGCCGACCGCACGCACGGGACCGATCCCGGGCACCCCCTGACCATCCCCGCCGCGCTCACCGCCGCCGCACTGCGCGACCCCGGCGGGGAGGCGGTCGTGGACGGCGACGTCCGGCTGACCTGGGCACAGCTGCGCGAACAGGTGCGGGCCGCCGTGAAGTCGCTGATCGCCCTCGGCGTGCGGCGCGGGGACCGGATCGCCGTATGGGCCCCCAACAGCCACCGCTGGGTCGTGGCCGCGCTCGCCACCACCTCGGCCGGGGCGGTACTCGTCCCCGTCAACACCCGCTACAAGGGCGCCGAGGCGCGCTGGCTCCTGGAACGCAGCGGCGCACGGCTGCTGTTCGTCGAGAACGGCTTCCTCGGCAAGGACTACCTCTCCATGCTGCACACCGGGGACGGCCCACGGGACGCGGGCCGTCCCGCCTCCCTGGAGCGGGTGGTGACCTTCGACGCCGCCACCCGCCCCGCCGCCCTCGCCTGGGAGGAGTTCCTCCGCCTCGGCGCCGGGCTGCCCGGCGCCGAGGCGGACGCGCACACCGCCGGAGTACGGCCCGACGACCCCTCGGACCTGCTGTTCACCTCGGGAACCACCGGCCGCCCCAAGGGGGCCCTCACCACCCACCGGCAGAACCTCGCCACCTACCGCGCCTGGTCCGGCCGCACCGGACTCACCGGCCAGGACCGCTACCTGATCGTCAACCCGATGTTCCACTGCTTCGGCTACAAGGCCGGGGTGCTGGCCTGCCTGCTGCGGGGCACCGCCATGGTCCTCCACCCCGTCTTCGAGGTGGGGCGGGTGCTGCGGACCGTCGAGGCCGAGCGGATCACCGTCCTGCCCGGCCCGCCCACGATCTACACCGAACTGCTCGGCGCGCCCGGCCGGGACGGCTTCGACCTGTCGTCGCTGCGGCTCGCGGTCACCGGCGCGGCCGTCGTCCCCGTCGCCCTCGTACGGCGGATGCGCGCCGAGCTCTTCCCCGACGTACTCACCGCCTACGGGCTCACCGAGAGCTGCGGCACGGTCTCCGCCTGCTCGGCCGACGACGACGCCGAGACCGTCGCCCTGACCGCGGGCCGCCCCCTGGACGGGGTCGAGGTCCGGGTGGTGGACGGGAAGGACCGGACCGTGCTCCCCGCCGGGCAGGACGGCGAGATCCTGGTACGCGGCTACAACGTGATGCGGGGCTACCTCGACGACCCGGAGGCCACCGCCGCCGCCGTCGACGCGGACGGCTGGCTGGCCACGGGAGACGTCGGCCACCTCGACGCACGCGGCAACCTCGTCATCACCGACCGGCTCAAGGACATGTTCGTGGTCGGCGGGTTCAACGTCTACCCGGCCGAGGTCGAGCAGGTGCTCACCGCACACGAAGCCGTCGCCGAGGCCGCCGTGCTCGGCATCCCCGACGCCCGGCTCGGCGAGGTAGGACGCGCCTACGTCACCGCACGCCCGGGGGCCGAGGCCGACCCCGGTGCCCTCGCCGGCCACTGCCGCGAACGGCTCGCCAACTTCAAGGTCCCCCGCGAGATCGTCGTCCTGGGGGCCTTCCCACGCAACGCCACCGGCAAGGTGGACAAGACCGCCCTGCGGACGATCTGA
- a CDS encoding TetR family transcriptional regulator, giving the protein MPRIAEARAGAEPTSPRQRARRQSILRVAADLAAETGLERVQMHEVAKSAGVAIGTLYRYFPSKIHLFTALMADQIEGFAARLPQRGPGVSPEDAVFEALGSATRKLLRRPALATAMIQSANAARASTVPDLARIDSGFLDLLLRAWGVERPTEHHITRLRLLILLWYGVLQSRLNERLSPEKADADLRMACRLLLAPETDGGAETDGGAGADGGAGADPGAGAGRGTGTG; this is encoded by the coding sequence GTGCCCAGAATCGCCGAGGCAAGGGCGGGGGCGGAGCCGACGTCGCCCCGGCAGCGCGCACGCCGGCAGAGCATCCTGCGGGTGGCGGCGGACCTCGCGGCGGAGACCGGGCTCGAACGGGTCCAGATGCACGAGGTGGCGAAGTCCGCGGGCGTGGCGATCGGCACCCTGTACCGCTACTTCCCGTCGAAGATCCACCTGTTCACGGCGCTGATGGCCGACCAGATCGAGGGTTTCGCGGCACGGCTGCCGCAGCGCGGGCCCGGTGTGTCCCCCGAGGACGCCGTCTTCGAGGCGCTGGGCAGCGCCACGCGCAAGCTGCTGCGCCGGCCGGCCCTGGCCACGGCGATGATCCAGTCGGCGAACGCGGCCCGCGCGTCGACCGTGCCGGACCTCGCGCGGATCGACTCCGGGTTCCTCGATCTGCTGCTGCGGGCCTGGGGCGTCGAGCGGCCCACGGAGCACCACATCACCCGGCTGCGGCTGCTGATCCTGCTCTGGTACGGGGTCCTCCAGTCCCGGCTCAACGAGCGGCTGTCCCCCGAGAAGGCCGACGCCGACCTGCGGATGGCCTGCCGGCTGCTGCTCGCCCCGGAGACGGACGGGGGCGCGGAGACGGACGGGGGCGCGGGGGCGGACGGGGGCGCGGGGGCGGATCCGGGCGCGGGGGCGGGCCGGGGTACGGGGACGGGCTGA